One window of the Coleofasciculus sp. FACHB-1120 genome contains the following:
- a CDS encoding shikimate kinase produces MENSNQNVRDRLKGINVYLIGMMGAGKTSVGRLLAKHLDYRFFDTDAVVEQVAKKSINEIFASDGEESFRTLESQVLSELSAYTKLAIATGGGIILKRENWSYLQHGLVVWLDVPVELLVARLQHDTTRPLLKNADIASELPKRFEQRKPLYAQADLHITIGEGQTPEQIATQVIEAIPSVLKPKQENNSQ; encoded by the coding sequence ATGGAAAATAGCAATCAGAACGTGCGCGACCGACTGAAGGGCATTAATGTCTATCTGATTGGCATGATGGGTGCTGGGAAGACTAGCGTGGGTCGCTTATTGGCGAAGCATTTGGATTATCGCTTTTTCGATACTGACGCTGTAGTTGAGCAAGTTGCCAAAAAATCGATTAATGAGATTTTTGCCAGTGACGGCGAAGAAAGCTTTCGGACATTGGAAAGCCAAGTGCTGTCGGAATTATCGGCTTATACGAAGTTAGCGATCGCAACTGGCGGCGGTATTATCCTGAAGCGAGAAAATTGGAGCTATCTTCAACACGGTCTAGTTGTATGGCTGGATGTGCCTGTGGAACTTTTAGTCGCCCGTTTGCAACACGATACCACCCGACCTCTGTTAAAAAATGCTGACATAGCGAGCGAATTGCCAAAGCGTTTTGAGCAACGGAAACCACTCTATGCCCAAGCCGATCTGCACATCACCATTGGCGAGGGGCAAACTCCCGAACAAATTGCTACGCAAGTCATCGAAGCCATTCCCTCAGTTCTCAAGCCAAAGCAAGAGAATAACAGTCAGTAA
- the argB gene encoding acetylglutamate kinase yields MLNDSEYLKKAEATRVRVLSEALPYIQQFAGRTVVVKYGGAAMKDASLKDKVMRDIVFLSCVGLRPIVVHGGGPEINSWLAKLGIEPQFKNGLRVTDAATMEVVEMVLVGRVNKEIVSLINRAGGSAVGLSGTDGNLIKARPEGAEGIGFVGEVNSIDIKLLQSLVNSGYIPVVSSVATDDSGQAYNINADTVAGELAAALGAEKLILLTDTAGILQDYKDPSTLIAKVDIAEARRLIEKGVVGGGMIPKVKCCVRSLAQGVQATHIIDGRIPHALLLEIFTDAGIGSMIIASEYDVGSRR; encoded by the coding sequence ATGCTTAACGATAGCGAATACCTCAAGAAAGCTGAAGCGACTCGTGTTCGAGTGCTAAGCGAAGCACTTCCCTACATCCAGCAATTTGCCGGTCGCACCGTTGTCGTCAAATACGGCGGCGCGGCGATGAAAGACGCTTCGCTCAAAGATAAGGTAATGCGCGACATTGTATTCTTATCCTGCGTAGGCTTGCGTCCCATCGTGGTACATGGTGGTGGCCCAGAAATTAACTCTTGGCTGGCTAAACTGGGAATCGAACCCCAATTTAAAAACGGCTTGCGCGTGACCGATGCCGCCACGATGGAAGTGGTGGAAATGGTTTTAGTGGGTCGGGTCAATAAAGAAATTGTCTCCTTAATTAACCGTGCAGGCGGTTCCGCCGTTGGGCTTTCCGGTACGGACGGCAATTTAATCAAAGCCCGCCCAGAAGGGGCAGAGGGCATTGGTTTTGTGGGAGAAGTCAACAGTATCGATATCAAGCTTTTGCAGTCGCTGGTCAATAGCGGATATATCCCTGTAGTGTCTAGCGTGGCAACTGATGACAGTGGACAAGCCTATAACATCAATGCGGATACCGTAGCTGGGGAACTGGCGGCGGCGTTGGGGGCAGAAAAGTTGATTTTGCTGACGGATACAGCAGGGATCTTGCAGGATTACAAAGATCCCTCCACTCTGATTGCCAAGGTTGATATCGCAGAAGCGAGGCGTTTGATTGAAAAGGGTGTCGTGGGCGGTGGGATGATTCCCAAGGTGAAATGTTGCGTGCGATCGCTTGCCCAAGGCGTTCAGGCTACTCATATTATTGACGGTCGCATTCCCCATGCACTGCTATTAGAGATTTTCACCG